The Salinicoccus roseus genome window below encodes:
- a CDS encoding GNAT family N-acetyltransferase, whose translation MTSMKPDIRRPEPKDAPAIARICRNGWKQTVEGLLSRSHQHETVQFWYGEKKVMQDIGRGRYSYVAELDGAVVGVIGGGRASVRSGEIYVFYVDEAHRYKGIGRMLLDRLTEDHRNKGLVEQCVSVQEGNRHGQPFYEARGFEYIGKKSQRTGTGEVQISLRFRRHI comes from the coding sequence ATGACTTCGATGAAGCCTGATATCCGGCGGCCCGAACCGAAAGACGCACCAGCCATCGCACGGATCTGCCGTAACGGATGGAAACAGACGGTGGAAGGTCTGCTCTCCCGAAGCCACCAGCATGAAACCGTCCAATTCTGGTATGGTGAAAAGAAGGTCATGCAGGATATCGGAAGAGGCCGCTACAGCTATGTAGCCGAACTCGATGGTGCAGTGGTGGGCGTAATCGGAGGCGGCAGGGCTTCCGTCCGGAGCGGGGAGATATATGTATTCTATGTGGATGAAGCCCATAGGTATAAGGGCATCGGTCGAATGCTCCTTGACCGCCTGACGGAGGATCACAGGAATAAAGGTCTGGTGGAGCAGTGCGTTTCCGTGCAGGAGGGCAACCGGCATGGCCAGCCCTTCTATGAGGCCAGGGGCTTCGAGTACATCGGAAAGAAATCGCAGAGGACGGGAACGGGTGAAGTGCAGATTTCACTGAGGTTCAGACGTCATATATAA
- a CDS encoding protease inhibitor I9 family protein, producing MKKRVCLVFFLSILMMAGCGGMEEKSDYLVGVRGELTEEDLDSAGLEPDDVKQRFSMMKVYVISMSEEEAEKMERLDKVNYVELDQEVNVPDPPGEK from the coding sequence ATGAAGAAGCGTGTCTGCCTGGTATTTTTCCTATCAATCCTAATGATGGCGGGGTGTGGCGGCATGGAAGAAAAGTCGGACTATCTGGTTGGTGTCAGGGGAGAGCTGACTGAAGAAGACCTCGATTCGGCCGGTCTGGAACCTGATGATGTCAAACAGCGCTTTTCGATGATGAAGGTGTATGTCATTTCAATGTCGGAAGAAGAGGCCGAGAAGATGGAACGCTTGGATAAGGTGAATTATGTCGAACTGGACCAGGAAGTGAATGTGCCTGATCCTCCGGGTGAGAAATGA
- a CDS encoding iron-containing alcohol dehydrogenase produces MFNFHHPVEIKFGEGIISQINEVAEAKDYSRIIVVSSNSQMKNGTTEFINTQLGERVKATVSDIEPNPTLQNVGTIVDAMNQHNAHAVVAVGGGSAMDASKAAAAAYMQGIAMEDLLEHDDFTRALPVIAIPTTSGSASEVTAASIISDKEKELKVPLIGPALYPQTAVVDPELTLTCPPGVTAVSGIDILCHALDCLGSVKHNPVSDALAIRASKLAFENLLAAYTEPSNREARNNLSLASMLAGMAFSQTGTSGSHATSYYLTSHYGVPHGEACAFTMDAWFVINAEANPEIQQHARDIGFDDAEALSEAFNALKREMGLAMTFEDLGISREDIPQIAEESMQPANMKNNIAQLSKDEIIGMLEKK; encoded by the coding sequence ATGTTTAATTTTCACCATCCAGTCGAGATCAAATTTGGGGAAGGGATCATTTCCCAGATCAATGAAGTTGCAGAAGCCAAAGACTACAGCCGCATCATTGTCGTATCGTCGAATTCCCAGATGAAGAACGGCACCACAGAGTTCATCAATACACAGCTTGGCGAGCGCGTAAAAGCGACCGTTTCCGACATCGAACCGAATCCGACCCTGCAGAATGTCGGCACAATCGTAGACGCGATGAACCAGCATAATGCCCACGCCGTAGTGGCCGTCGGGGGCGGATCAGCCATGGATGCCTCGAAGGCTGCCGCTGCTGCATACATGCAGGGGATTGCGATGGAAGACCTGCTCGAACATGACGACTTTACACGGGCACTGCCGGTCATAGCGATACCGACCACGAGCGGTTCAGCATCCGAAGTCACTGCAGCCAGCATCATCAGCGACAAGGAAAAGGAACTTAAAGTGCCATTGATCGGTCCGGCACTCTATCCGCAGACGGCCGTGGTCGATCCCGAGCTGACACTGACATGTCCTCCAGGCGTCACTGCGGTATCGGGGATAGACATCCTTTGCCATGCGCTCGATTGCCTGGGTTCGGTCAAGCACAATCCCGTGTCCGACGCGTTGGCGATCCGTGCGTCGAAGCTCGCATTTGAAAATCTGCTTGCTGCCTACACGGAGCCATCCAACAGGGAGGCACGCAATAATCTCTCGCTGGCGAGCATGCTGGCAGGCATGGCGTTCAGTCAGACCGGCACTTCGGGCTCGCATGCAACGAGCTACTACCTGACTTCCCATTATGGGGTGCCGCATGGCGAAGCGTGTGCATTCACGATGGATGCATGGTTTGTGATCAACGCAGAAGCGAACCCTGAAATTCAACAGCATGCCAGAGACATCGGTTTTGATGATGCAGAGGCATTGAGTGAAGCATTCAATGCCTTGAAGCGTGAGATGGGGCTTGCGATGACATTCGAAGACCTCGGCATCAGCCGGGAGGATATTCCGCAGATTGCAGAAGAAAGCATGCAGCCTGCAAATATGAAGAATAATATTGCACAGCTGTCCAAAGATGAAATTATCGGGATGCTTGAAAAGAAATAG
- the nagE gene encoding N-acetylglucosamine-specific PTS transporter subunit IIBC codes for MLRYIQNMGRAFMLPVAVLPAAALLLGIGYAIDPEGWGGGSAIAGMFINAGGAILDHLAILFAVGLAFGMSKDKNGAAALAGLVSFLVVTNLLSADSVALLRGVEVEEVGEAFGVIENNVFLGIITGLISAALYNRFSGTKLPDYLAFFSGRRAVPIIAVFVMILLSGILYFVWPLLYNGLFSFGEWISGMGALGAGIYGFFNRLLIPTGLHHALNSVFWFDTVGINDIGNFWDNAGEQGITGRYQAGFFPIMMFGLPGAALAMYHTAKTEYKKAAGSILLAASLTAFLTGVTEPLEFSFMFLAPLLYLVHALLTGLSLFIAALFEWTAGFGFSAGLIDFVLSTQVPIANQPYMLLVQGLVFFVLYYFIFRVIIKAMDLKTPGRDDAVLSAEAPAGAEEGEDLKTSHDDRYSRKADQILIGLGGKDNIDTVDYCTTRLRVNVHDDSLIDEDQIKSSGAHGIAKPGKNNVQVVVGTEVEHVAEEMKRLL; via the coding sequence ATGTTACGTTATATACAGAATATGGGACGTGCTTTCATGCTTCCGGTCGCAGTACTTCCGGCTGCAGCACTACTGCTCGGCATCGGCTACGCGATCGACCCTGAGGGATGGGGCGGGGGCAGCGCCATTGCCGGTATGTTCATCAATGCAGGCGGTGCGATTCTCGATCATCTCGCGATTCTTTTTGCGGTGGGGCTCGCCTTCGGCATGTCGAAGGACAAGAACGGGGCAGCGGCACTCGCAGGCCTCGTATCATTCCTTGTCGTGACGAATCTCCTGAGTGCAGATTCTGTGGCACTGCTGCGCGGTGTTGAAGTCGAAGAGGTCGGGGAAGCTTTTGGCGTCATTGAAAACAACGTATTCCTCGGAATCATCACAGGGCTGATCAGTGCAGCGCTCTACAACCGTTTCAGTGGCACGAAACTGCCGGATTATCTGGCATTCTTCAGTGGACGGCGTGCCGTTCCGATCATCGCAGTGTTTGTCATGATCCTGCTCAGCGGCATACTCTACTTCGTATGGCCGCTGCTCTATAACGGACTGTTCAGCTTCGGTGAATGGATCAGTGGAATGGGGGCCCTTGGTGCAGGCATCTACGGATTCTTCAACCGTCTCCTGATTCCGACAGGCTTGCACCACGCATTGAACTCGGTGTTCTGGTTCGATACGGTGGGCATCAACGACATCGGAAACTTCTGGGACAATGCCGGTGAACAGGGCATCACCGGACGCTATCAGGCCGGGTTCTTCCCGATCATGATGTTCGGCCTGCCGGGCGCGGCGCTTGCCATGTACCATACGGCGAAGACGGAATACAAGAAGGCGGCGGGCTCGATCCTGCTTGCTGCCTCCCTGACGGCCTTCCTTACAGGAGTGACGGAGCCGCTTGAATTTTCATTCATGTTCCTTGCACCACTGCTCTACTTGGTGCACGCACTGCTGACAGGGCTTTCCCTGTTCATTGCAGCATTGTTCGAATGGACGGCCGGATTCGGCTTCAGCGCAGGACTCATCGACTTTGTGCTGAGTACACAGGTGCCGATTGCCAACCAGCCATATATGCTGCTCGTCCAGGGTCTGGTGTTCTTTGTCCTCTACTACTTCATCTTCAGGGTCATCATCAAAGCGATGGACCTCAAGACACCAGGACGCGATGATGCGGTACTTTCCGCGGAAGCACCGGCTGGAGCCGAAGAAGGGGAGGACCTCAAGACCTCCCATGACGACAGGTACTCCCGCAAGGCCGACCAGATCCTGATTGGCCTCGGCGGCAAGGACAACATCGATACGGTCGACTATTGTACGACACGCCTCAGGGTGAATGTCCATGATGATTCATTGATTGATGAAGATCAAATCAAGTCATCAGGGGCACACGGCATTGCGAAACCAGGCAAAAATAATGTGCAGGTCGTGGTGGGGACGGAAGTCGAACATGTTGCTGAAGAAATGAAGCGTCTCCTATAG
- the nagA gene encoding N-acetylglucosamine-6-phosphate deacetylase, which yields MRLLIKNACLTTHEERLEDHWLLCTDGRIEDFGPMDSCPEVGEVIDAKGMNVLPGAIEMHIHGADGVDAMDADMEYIEKISEHLPGTGSTSFLATTMTAPIEDIERALMNLADYKYVSGARMLGIHQEGPFISKKHPGAQDPKHILDPDSDTIHHLQNISGNQIRLITYAPEEDDGEFLDALKALDIIPSAGHTDATFETLKQAQALGLSHVTHLYNGMRGLHHREPGTVGFSYMSDAYVELISDGIHSTPEMVKLAYDVITPDRLVMITDAMRAQGLPDGEYDLGGQTVHVAGKEARLADGTLAGSVLTMKQAVRNMREFTSCGWTDIVRMTAYNPAVELGLTDSKGVIRRGADADLVIYDEDADLKHTIIGGEVYV from the coding sequence ATGCGGCTCCTGATTAAAAATGCATGCCTGACAACACATGAAGAGAGGCTTGAGGACCATTGGCTGCTGTGCACCGATGGCAGGATTGAAGATTTCGGCCCGATGGACAGCTGTCCGGAAGTCGGGGAGGTCATCGATGCCAAAGGGATGAATGTACTGCCCGGTGCCATAGAGATGCACATCCATGGTGCAGACGGGGTGGACGCCATGGATGCAGACATGGAGTATATAGAAAAGATTTCCGAACATCTCCCGGGAACCGGTTCGACTTCCTTCCTTGCCACTACAATGACTGCGCCGATTGAAGACATCGAGCGGGCGCTCATGAACCTTGCAGATTATAAATATGTCTCCGGTGCCAGAATGCTCGGCATCCATCAGGAGGGGCCCTTCATTTCAAAAAAGCATCCCGGCGCCCAGGATCCAAAACATATACTCGATCCGGACAGTGACACCATCCATCATCTGCAGAATATTTCCGGAAATCAGATCCGCCTGATCACCTATGCCCCGGAAGAGGATGATGGGGAATTCCTCGATGCATTGAAGGCACTCGACATCATCCCTTCCGCCGGCCACACCGACGCTACATTTGAAACCTTGAAGCAGGCCCAGGCACTCGGCCTCTCCCATGTGACCCACCTATACAATGGCATGCGTGGGCTTCACCACCGTGAACCCGGCACCGTCGGATTCTCCTACATGTCGGATGCCTATGTCGAATTGATATCCGATGGCATCCATTCCACACCGGAAATGGTGAAGCTTGCATATGATGTCATCACACCCGACCGCCTCGTCATGATCACCGATGCCATGAGGGCCCAAGGGCTGCCGGATGGAGAATATGACCTCGGCGGCCAGACCGTCCATGTAGCCGGAAAAGAAGCCAGGCTCGCTGACGGTACACTTGCGGGCAGCGTACTCACCATGAAGCAGGCCGTCAGGAACATGCGTGAATTCACAAGTTGCGGATGGACCGATATCGTCAGGATGACCGCCTACAATCCAGCAGTCGAACTCGGCCTAACGGATTCGAAAGGTGTAATCAGGAGAGGCGCCGATGCCGACCTTGTCATCTATGATGAGGATGCCGACCTGAAGCACACCATCATTGGCGGAGAGGTGTATGTCTGA
- a CDS encoding BCCT family transporter produces the protein MKKFRLMDWPTFIASLLILLSVVVPLIVFPEASRNTILQLNEWVTTGLGAVYLAVGLAVFFFVLYIAFGKYGQVTLGKESDEPEFGTFSWAAMLFCAGIGSSILYWGVIEWVYYYQAPPFHLDPASEEAINYATTYGIFHWGPIAWAIYVLPALPIAYSLYVKKRPILKISLACEPILGKYTTRWPGKLIDVLFIFGLLGGAGTTLGLATPMIAAGMESLFGIDGEGSALRLGILVAATVIFAVSSYSGLKRGIKVLSDINLWLTFILLGFVFIVGPTVFIMETTVSSVGLMIKDFFRMATWLEPFGGYNNVPETSFPQSWTVFYWAWWLVYAPFVGLFIARISKGRRLKEVVLGTLLYGTLGCALFFGILGNYGLWLELSGTFSVTEVLNNQSGEAAIMAVIGQLPFGKLTTAVFVLTALIYLATTFDSGSYILSATTQTEVDGEPYRWNRLFWAFALSVLPFSLMLISGEDSLGLLQTASIVAGAPLIIIFVMLMISFIRTLGDDRVKLEERHRAHKEKERRTLSISYAKRDKWWE, from the coding sequence ATGAAGAAATTTCGATTGATGGACTGGCCGACATTCATTGCGTCACTATTGATCCTGCTGTCGGTGGTCGTCCCGCTCATCGTTTTCCCTGAAGCGAGCCGGAATACGATCCTTCAGTTGAATGAATGGGTGACCACGGGACTCGGGGCAGTGTATCTGGCAGTCGGTCTTGCGGTATTCTTTTTCGTCCTCTATATCGCATTCGGCAAATATGGACAGGTGACACTCGGTAAGGAATCCGATGAGCCTGAATTCGGCACTTTCAGCTGGGCGGCCATGCTGTTCTGTGCGGGTATCGGCTCGAGCATCCTGTACTGGGGCGTCATCGAGTGGGTCTACTATTATCAGGCACCACCGTTTCACCTGGACCCTGCAAGTGAAGAAGCGATCAACTATGCGACTACATACGGAATATTCCACTGGGGACCGATCGCGTGGGCCATATATGTACTGCCCGCCCTGCCGATCGCATACTCCCTATACGTCAAGAAAAGGCCGATACTGAAAATCAGTCTGGCATGTGAACCGATACTCGGGAAATATACCACCAGATGGCCCGGAAAACTGATCGATGTGCTGTTCATCTTCGGTCTGCTGGGCGGTGCCGGTACGACACTCGGCCTTGCGACACCGATGATTGCAGCAGGTATGGAATCACTGTTCGGCATCGATGGAGAAGGGTCAGCTCTGCGGCTTGGGATTCTGGTTGCAGCGACTGTGATTTTTGCGGTCAGCTCCTACTCGGGACTCAAGCGCGGCATCAAAGTGCTCAGCGACATCAACCTGTGGCTGACATTCATTCTGCTCGGGTTCGTCTTCATTGTCGGACCGACGGTCTTCATCATGGAGACGACGGTTTCAAGTGTCGGCCTCATGATCAAGGACTTCTTCAGGATGGCTACATGGCTTGAACCGTTCGGCGGCTACAACAATGTTCCTGAAACATCGTTCCCACAGAGCTGGACCGTGTTCTACTGGGCATGGTGGCTCGTCTATGCGCCATTCGTCGGACTCTTCATTGCGCGGATTTCGAAAGGCCGCAGACTGAAGGAAGTCGTGCTCGGCACACTGCTTTATGGCACGCTCGGCTGTGCGCTGTTCTTCGGCATCCTCGGAAACTACGGCCTATGGCTGGAACTTTCCGGAACATTCTCCGTCACAGAAGTGCTCAATAACCAAAGTGGGGAAGCGGCAATTATGGCAGTCATCGGCCAGCTGCCATTCGGCAAGCTGACCACAGCGGTATTCGTACTTACTGCACTCATCTATCTGGCGACTACATTCGACTCCGGTTCCTACATCCTTTCTGCAACGACTCAGACCGAAGTCGATGGGGAGCCGTACAGATGGAACCGCCTCTTCTGGGCATTCGCACTATCCGTACTGCCGTTCTCGCTGATGCTCATCAGCGGTGAGGACTCACTCGGCCTGCTGCAGACGGCATCCATTGTGGCCGGTGCGCCTCTGATCATCATATTCGTCATGCTGATGATATCGTTCATACGGACGCTCGGCGACGACCGGGTCAAGCTCGAAGAGCGGCATAGGGCACATAAGGAAAAAGAAAGAAGAACACTCTCCATTTCGTATGCCAAGCGCGACAAGTGGTGGGAATAG
- the exaC gene encoding acetaldehyde dehydrogenase ExaC: MVYEFPNKENAQYKIKEQYENFIGGEWVPPANGKYFDNESPVIGKVVSKVPRSTKEDIDKAVEAAHKAQEEWGKTSPTERSNILLRIADRIEQNLEELAVLETFENGKAVRETLNADLPLVVDHYRYFAGAIRAQEGGISQLDEDTVAYHFHEPLGVVGQIIPWNFPLLMATWKLAPALAAGNSVVLKPAEQTPSTILHLMELISDILPKGVVNVVNGFGSEAGQALATHDKINKLAFTGETTTGRIIMQNASQNIIPVTLELGGKSPNIFAKDVMDEDDGFLDKAIEGLVMFALNQGEVCTCPSRALIHEDIFDEFMKRVIERVEQIKVGNPFDENTMMGAQTSKEQKEKISSYLDIGRKEGAEVLTGGSIKEVDGEIEGGYYFEPTIFKGDNKMRIFQEEIFGPVLAVATYKDDDEAIAIANDTLYGLGAGVWTRSQNKAYRFGRAIQAGRVWVNTYHDYPAHAAFGGYKMSGIGRENHLMMLSHYQQTKNMLVSYGESPKGFF; encoded by the coding sequence ATGGTATATGAGTTTCCAAACAAAGAAAATGCACAATATAAAATCAAGGAGCAGTATGAGAACTTCATCGGCGGGGAATGGGTGCCGCCGGCAAACGGAAAGTACTTCGACAACGAGTCTCCGGTCATCGGCAAAGTGGTCTCAAAAGTGCCGCGCTCCACAAAAGAAGATATCGACAAAGCGGTCGAAGCTGCCCATAAGGCGCAGGAGGAATGGGGAAAGACCTCCCCGACCGAGCGGAGCAACATCCTGCTCAGGATTGCGGACCGCATCGAACAGAACCTCGAGGAACTTGCCGTACTTGAAACTTTCGAAAACGGCAAGGCCGTCAGGGAAACACTGAACGCCGACCTGCCGCTCGTCGTCGACCACTACAGATATTTCGCCGGCGCCATCCGCGCCCAGGAAGGCGGCATATCGCAGCTTGATGAGGATACCGTGGCCTATCACTTCCACGAGCCGCTGGGTGTCGTGGGACAGATCATCCCATGGAACTTCCCGCTTCTGATGGCGACATGGAAGCTTGCACCGGCGCTTGCTGCTGGAAACTCCGTCGTACTCAAACCGGCAGAGCAGACACCATCGACGATCCTGCACCTGATGGAGCTCATCAGCGATATTCTTCCGAAAGGCGTCGTCAATGTGGTCAACGGATTCGGTTCAGAAGCCGGCCAGGCGCTTGCGACACATGATAAGATCAACAAGCTCGCCTTCACTGGGGAGACGACGACGGGGCGCATCATCATGCAGAATGCCAGCCAGAACATCATTCCGGTCACACTGGAACTTGGCGGTAAGTCCCCGAACATCTTCGCCAAGGATGTCATGGATGAAGATGATGGATTCCTCGATAAGGCGATTGAAGGCCTCGTGATGTTCGCGCTCAACCAGGGTGAAGTATGTACCTGCCCGTCACGCGCTTTGATCCATGAAGATATATTCGATGAATTCATGAAACGCGTCATCGAGCGGGTCGAGCAGATCAAGGTCGGCAACCCGTTCGACGAAAATACGATGATGGGTGCCCAGACTTCCAAGGAGCAGAAGGAGAAGATCAGCTCCTATCTTGACATCGGCAGGAAAGAAGGCGCCGAAGTGCTCACAGGCGGCAGCATCAAGGAAGTCGATGGAGAAATCGAAGGCGGCTACTATTTCGAGCCGACCATCTTCAAGGGTGACAATAAGATGCGGATATTCCAGGAAGAGATTTTCGGACCCGTCCTTGCTGTCGCAACATACAAGGACGATGACGAAGCGATCGCCATTGCCAACGATACACTGTATGGCCTCGGCGCGGGCGTATGGACCCGCTCCCAGAACAAGGCATACAGGTTCGGGCGTGCCATCCAGGCAGGCCGTGTATGGGTGAACACCTATCACGACTACCCTGCCCACGCTGCATTCGGCGGTTATAAGATGAGCGGCATCGGCCGTGAAAACCACCTGATGATGCTCAGTCATTATCAGCAGACGAAGAATATGCTCGTCAGCTACGGCGAGTCTCCAAAAGGATTCTTCTAA
- a CDS encoding DUF779 domain-containing protein produces MEQLKAVDATEAARSLIRELKEEHGNLIFHQSGGCCDGSSPMCLKEGTMIIGDADVKLGEVEGVPFYMHHRQYEYWKHTRLTLDVVDGIGGMFSVEGPRGVRFHIRSEPIK; encoded by the coding sequence ATGGAACAATTGAAGGCCGTTGACGCGACAGAAGCGGCCAGGTCCCTTATACGGGAGCTCAAGGAGGAACACGGAAATCTCATCTTCCACCAATCCGGCGGCTGTTGCGATGGCTCCAGCCCCATGTGCCTGAAGGAAGGCACCATGATCATCGGTGATGCGGATGTGAAGCTCGGGGAAGTCGAAGGCGTCCCCTTCTACATGCATCACCGCCAGTACGAATACTGGAAGCATACACGCCTCACCCTCGATGTCGTCGACGGCATCGGCGGCATGTTCAGTGTGGAGGGACCCCGTGGCGTCCGCTTCCATATACGGAGTGAACCCATCAAATAA
- a CDS encoding metallophosphoesterase family protein, whose translation MKIAFVSDIHGNATALEAVLADIEKKKADKIVVMGDISYRGPEPKKSLDLVRNLNTAVIKGNADEWLHRGIKDGEVPDQVLDTMRGEREWAVGQLSDEDMEYLRNLPSEVTVDLTDKIKVHCFHATPESLFEVVKPTESDKALEEKLMQNQEADIYLYGHIHLPYVRYINGKCVANLGSVGLPFDGLNHASYLMAEGDKEQFNIGIQRVQYDVEKVKKQLEEKDYPNLGFLTGVIERGSLPQ comes from the coding sequence ATGAAAATTGCATTTGTTTCGGATATACATGGAAATGCAACTGCGCTCGAAGCAGTGCTGGCAGACATTGAAAAGAAGAAGGCAGATAAGATTGTAGTAATGGGCGATATTTCCTACCGTGGCCCGGAACCGAAGAAATCACTCGACCTGGTCAGGAATTTGAATACGGCAGTCATAAAGGGCAATGCAGATGAATGGCTCCACCGTGGAATAAAGGATGGAGAAGTTCCGGATCAGGTTTTGGATACCATGAGAGGAGAACGGGAATGGGCGGTCGGCCAGTTATCAGATGAGGATATGGAATATTTAAGAAACCTTCCATCAGAAGTGACTGTTGATCTGACAGATAAGATTAAAGTACATTGCTTCCATGCCACACCGGAAAGTCTCTTTGAGGTTGTCAAACCGACAGAATCAGATAAGGCACTGGAAGAGAAGCTGATGCAGAACCAGGAAGCGGATATCTACTTATATGGTCACATCCATCTTCCATATGTCCGTTATATCAATGGAAAATGTGTGGCTAACTTAGGAAGTGTCGGATTGCCGTTCGATGGTTTGAACCATGCTTCCTACCTTATGGCGGAAGGGGATAAAGAGCAGTTCAATATAGGTATTCAACGTGTACAATACGATGTAGAAAAAGTTAAAAAGCAATTGGAAGAGAAAGATTATCCGAACCTCGGATTTCTGACTGGCGTAATCGAACGCGGTTCGTTGCCACAGTAA
- a CDS encoding thiamine-binding protein has protein sequence MNYIMSVQLLPHHPESNDLYSHVGGAIEIIEESGLTHFVGPMETTVEGSIDELMNLIKKLNSHLASEGCDKVISNIKLIQSEEAIKIKDILSDYYEFDDE, from the coding sequence ATGAACTATATTATGAGTGTGCAGCTACTTCCTCACCATCCGGAGTCGAATGACCTCTATAGTCATGTGGGCGGTGCGATTGAAATCATTGAAGAAAGCGGCCTGACCCATTTCGTCGGACCGATGGAAACGACGGTTGAAGGCAGCATCGACGAATTGATGAACCTGATCAAGAAATTGAACAGTCATCTTGCGAGCGAAGGATGCGACAAGGTCATATCAAACATCAAACTGATACAGTCCGAAGAGGCGATCAAAATCAAGGACATCCTGTCGGACTACTACGAGTTTGATGATGAATAA
- a CDS encoding DNA-3-methyladenine glycosylase family protein gives MIRANGPFDYGLAYDFMDQQDDCLYQTEAGTVRKAVVLEGARVLFEVSEGPEDNSVEVAILMNEGVPESLVKGYVTEWFDLEYDLDAFYRFARGDDRLSPVVETLHGYRMNCTVDMMEGLLWSVLGQQINMRFAFTLKRRLIEHFGHHIEFEGERYWLMPEAREFLSLDAESMRSMQVSYRKAEYVHRCAAGIEDGILSKAHLERMVDYETALAHLTSFKGIGPWSANSVLMRTLKFRNAVPVGDAGLKNAIRTTDDLEEKPDRAYIQSVTDTWGGYGAYATLYMWRVLG, from the coding sequence ATGATCAGGGCGAACGGGCCTTTCGATTATGGATTGGCCTATGACTTCATGGACCAGCAGGATGACTGCCTTTACCAGACAGAGGCGGGCACCGTCAGGAAAGCAGTGGTGCTTGAGGGGGCGCGTGTGCTGTTTGAGGTTTCGGAAGGACCGGAGGACAACTCGGTGGAAGTGGCCATCCTCATGAATGAAGGAGTGCCGGAATCCCTCGTCAAGGGCTATGTCACGGAATGGTTCGACCTTGAATATGATCTTGATGCCTTCTACCGCTTTGCCCGTGGGGACGATCGCCTCAGTCCTGTTGTGGAAACTCTGCACGGCTACCGCATGAACTGCACCGTGGACATGATGGAGGGGCTGCTCTGGTCGGTACTCGGCCAGCAGATCAACATGCGGTTTGCCTTCACATTGAAAAGGAGGCTCATCGAACACTTCGGCCACCATATTGAATTTGAAGGGGAGCGGTATTGGCTGATGCCAGAAGCCCGGGAATTCCTGTCACTGGACGCGGAATCGATGCGCAGCATGCAGGTGTCCTACAGGAAGGCCGAATATGTCCACCGCTGTGCAGCCGGCATCGAGGACGGGATACTCTCAAAGGCGCATTTGGAACGGATGGTGGACTATGAGACGGCGCTTGCCCATCTTACAAGCTTCAAAGGCATAGGACCATGGAGTGCCAATTCGGTATTGATGCGCACCCTGAAATTCAGGAATGCCGTTCCGGTAGGGGACGCAGGCCTGAAGAATGCGATCCGGACGACGGATGACCTTGAGGAGAAGCCGGACCGTGCATACATCCAGTCGGTTACAGACACGTGGGGCGGTTATGGTGCCTACGCCACGCTCTACATGTGGCGTGTACTCGGCTAG